The DNA window GAGTGTCCAGATAGGGTTGGCATGTGAAACCTTTGCCACATATTTCGCAAGGAAACGGTCGTTCGCCGGTATGAATTCTTCTGTGACTTACGAGTAAGATCCTTTGCCTAAATATTTTTCCGCAAATGTCGCACCGCTGAGACGCCTTATCCATGTGGGTTCGCAGGTGCCGTTTCAAGTAGCCTAGCGTAGCGAGTTGTCGGTCGCAAATGTCGCATTTGGTGGGCTTTTCGAGACCAGTACCATCACGATCCGGCTCGTCGTCGGAATGGCTGGAACAAAAAGAGAACAATTCGTCCACTATTAGAACTTTCGGTTAAGCGACTTTGCTGTAATTGTGACGAATATCCTCAATCTTTGCACTGTACGATATAGTGTGATACATGGTACGGTCCGAGAGTCACCCTACGAATGATAGATCGTATATGGGTGGTGGCTACCAGATAGAAGGAGCACATTGTGTTGTTATTTGACCGACACACGAATAGCGAATGCACCAATAGAAGCAGTAAGGATTTTGAATACACATCTACCCACACTGACACAATTCCGCCCGAAGCAATCCATCGAGATGATCTTGGTGGGTCCCTGCATACAAGAACGGTCAGAGCCCTCCATGAATGCCTTCCTCGCTCTGAAGAACACCGTTCTATCAAAAATGACATGAAACTCATAAAACATTGAATTCAGTAAGTTCAATCATCTTAACGATTTATTTTGAAAGCGAAAATTTCCTTGTGATACAAAAACAGGTTTTGTAATTATTGCATTTGGTTTATAATCTACGCAGTTACGAAGTAAAGAGGTAAAAAAATATGGTGATAAAATTTCCACATCATTCGTTGAAAAGGAATTAACATTTTAGACTCCAAACTGCGTGGTCCCTGGACATTACAGGGATTTATCTCGACCGTGTTTTTTTATTACATGTGCTTTAAGGCTTGATTTCCATGCATAGCTCTGCTCGCAAATAGGACATTTCAGTCGCACCACGTCAGTGTGAACTTTCAGATGATCCCGCAAGCTCGCCACGGTGCCGCAGGCTTTGTCACAGATCGTACATTTGTGCGGTCGATAGTCGTGCAATGCGATTCTATGCCTCTCcagcactttgaaagtgcgaaaTTGTTGGTCACAAATAAAGCATTCATGTCCCGGCCGATGAACCACACTGTGCAGGGTGAGGGTTCTTTGCAGACGAAATTTTGCTCCGCATATGTCGCATTCGAACGGTTTTGATGGTAGGTTTGAGTGAACTTTCATGTGCCGTCCCAGGTCCTTAGAATCCTTAAACGAAGCACCGCAAACTTCACATTTGTACGGTCGTTCATCAGTGTGACAGCGCATGTGTGAGATGAGGAGATGAATAAGTCTAAACTCTTTGTGGCAGACATTACATCGATGCGGACGTTCGTCATTATGACATTTCAGGTGCTGATTTAGCGGTCCAATAAAAGAATATCCCTTGccgcaaatgttgcatttgtaTGGGCGCTCGGTGGTGCTGTGAGTTTCCTCGTGAAGCGCAAGCTTAGCTCTTGTACCATATCTTTTGCCACAAACATCACAGCTGAATTCGTAATTTTCCTCATGCATAGCGGTATGTCTGCTCTGGTACGACTGACTAGCAAAACTTTTTCCACATATGTTACATTTGTACGGACGCTCGCCTGTATGGGATCTCATGTGCATCGTAAACATAGACTTCGCACTGTATCCTTTGCCACAGACATCGCACTTGTAGCTGTGATTTCCAGTATGCAATCTCATATGAGCATTCAGATAGGTTTTGGATGCGAAACCTTTGCCACATATTTCGCAAGGAAATGGTCGTTCGCCGGTATGCATTCTTCGGTGTGTTTCGAGTGCGTTCTTCCGCGCAATGGTTTTCCCGCAAATTTCGCACCGGTGGGATGTTCGCATGTGCCGTTCGAAATTGCCCAGTTTAGCGAACTGTCGATCGCAAATGTCGTATTTGGTGGGCCTTTCGAGATCGGTACCATCACCGTCCGGCTCCTCGCTGGAGTGGCTGGAACAAAAAAGAGAACAATTCGTCGACTATTAGAACTTTCGGCTGATATACCAATATTCAATTACTTTGCAAATAAAGCCATTGATTAGGGAAGTAATCAGCTGTACAAGATCGACAAAATCTTTTTCTTATTGCTTCAATCGATAAATAAATTATCTATTAATGTACTAAGTAAGGTTTCAGAGTACAAGTTAAAGTATTGAAGAAGTGAAGAAATCAAGCCTAATTTAATCAAGGAATTTGAGTTTCGATTTAATCTTATCAGTATCATTATTTATGTTCACAATCAAACAAATCCAGGAATACAGAAATGGGTTGcagttgatttttaaaaatgtcccATTGGACCAGTTATTCAAAAAGCGGACCAATAactaaaagtgcagatgaagATTGGGCATGGCAGAAGCTAACACCATGTAAATGCACCGTATAAATGCTAGCTTATAACATAACATAATTTCCCCTCGAGGTGCGGAAAATTTCCCTTCGAAGTACGATGAAATTCCCCTCGCAGTTCGAAGAACTTCTCGTCAATGTTCGCAAAATTTTCCGTTGAAGTTCGAAAAATTTCTTCTCGCAGTTCGAATAACTAAATTTCATCGTACTTCGAAGGGAAATTTTCCGCACCTCGAGGAGAAATTATGTTATGTTATAAGCTAGGATTTATAAGGTGTcgtcaattttcgtaaaatttcccGTCGAAGATCGAACGCTTTCCCTTGGAGAAAATTTACATTTGTAGTTCCAAGAATTTTTCTTCAACGTTCAAAGAATTTCCCTTCGAAGCTCGAAAATTTCCTCTCGAAGTTAAGAAAAATTCCCTCTTGAAATTCGGTGAAATTTTGAAGTTCTAAGAATTTTCCTTCGaattacgaaaaattttacAACGAGGCGCGAAAAATTTCTCTTCGAAGTTCTTTGAAGTCCTTCGAAGAAAATCTCGCCAAAGTTCGAAGAATTTCCTTCCAAAATTTGAAGAATTTCGTTTCGAAATTCCCAAAAAAATCCCTCGAAGTTTGAAATGTTTCCTCCCGAAGTTCGCAAGACCTCGcgatatttaaaaaattccCCTCGAAGGTGCGAGAACCTCCTCCTGAAGTTCGAAAATTCTCCCATCGAAGTTCGAAGAATTTCTTTctcaaattcgaaaaatttccCCTCAACGTTCAAAAAATTTCCCCCGAAATTCGAATAATTTCCATTTGATTAGCGAAAAATTTCCTTTCCTAGTTCGCAAAACCTTCGCTCTACGTTTGAAGAATTTCCGGTTAAAGTTCAAAGAATTTCCCCTCGCACTCTCAATAATTTCCTCTCGAAATCCCAAGAACTTCCCATCGAAGTTctatcaaaatttggaaaaatcttcgAGGTTCGAAGAATTCGAACTGCTTCCCGTGAAGTGCGAAGTGCATTCCCGTGAAGTTCGAAGAACTTCCACTCAAAGTCTGAAGAACTTCTTAAAGTTCAAAAAAAACAATCCCCTCGAAGTTCGAAGAATTTCTCCTCGAAATTCGAAGAATTCCCATTCGAAGTCCGAAAATTCATCTCGGAGCCATACCTACCGTGTCCCGGTCAGCGATGGAAACTGAATTTCTGATAACGCAAAATCAGCAGCGATTTGGACACGACGGGAAGATATCTATTTCAGGAAGTGGCGCAGATGAAGACTTTGTTATCGCCAAAATTGATGCAGTGTTCTTCTGCCGCGGTGGACGATCGATCAATTCACAGAACTGCTTGATAAGCTGACAGAGGAGCTTACTGATCGGAGACCAGTCAGTCGTCGTAGACCGGGAAGGTCGACATCGAGTCATTGACAAGAGCCGCACTTAACAAGGATATCAAGCTCAGTAAGAAAGTCTGCCTAGATGAGCTTCACCGAAATGCCAATTCAAATCCGTGGGGCCTCTAGAGTTGCCATGGCAAAGATATGAGAGGACGAGAGTCGACTCGTAGACGCACTAACGACGTCCGAGTAACCAACGAGGAGCTGATAGCGGTGACAAAAGCCTTGACAGTCGGGAAGGCCCCGGGACCTGGGGTGGTATCGCCAACGTGGCTCTGAAAACAGCAATCCCAACGAACCCGGATATTTCTAGGACCGCGTTGCAAAAGTGTATCGACGATGGTTGCTTCCCCGACATCTGCAAGCTACAAAAGCAGGTAACAATCTGAGCAGGAAAAGtgtacaaaaaccaacaactcagggaacgggtttgggtaatcacccgacccgctaatacAACTAATCTTCACgaaacctgattcctccccggcattaccttacggcattaatTCGGGATGAGATTTTTTTAAGTGCACAGCACACATTCCTATCCAattacttagtagttagttctttcagcagggttacagcacccatcctcgacacgttaccagttttcgaccatccatAGAACGTCGCAATTTCTTTATggtagtaggaaagctagctgtgggtccAGAATTGGTGCTCTTCTCCTAttaggacaatctgggcggcaaacttcagactgtatAATTTACTGAGCTCAGttgtgccatttagtaccacttcctcgttgagcttccgacttgttcgcgaactactctagtccccgacgatgaatctagcctactccggcgaagagttccccggcgagtgagaagttcgaaagccagccaaccagccaggtgccgaggtcagttcggtgaTTCCGATAGAGTAGGACATctggtttgctggagccccggcgcgactggtggtgtctcgtcgcggtctacgcagtctagttccctggcggtgaatctgactgtacgctgacggagagttccccggcgaaagaagttctcgcGATagcgattcttctttggtttcagcaccacaacttcttgaccGGCGCCATTTAGAGCcacaactcctttaagccctttagtttTCTTCTTGTGCCATTTAGCCATTTACTTCCTTGATAACCCATTcagctcctcgacttgttcgcgaacttactcggtctagtccccgacgatggacctgatcTACTCCGacagagttccccggcgagaaacGTTCTCCCGAAACAGAGCCAAGCAGCtgggtgccgaggtcagttcactggtgccccgatcacccgcgactggtggcgtctcttcgcggtctactcagtctagtcccttagcggtgaatctgactgtacgctaacggagagttcccaggcgaaagaagttctcccaataccgattcttctttggttttcgctatatttctatcggAATAACCGGTGAAGTGCCGTGGTCAGTCtggcgattccggatggagcgtgGCGTCCGGCTCGCTAgagtttcgacgactcatacttggtgctctgttgcagtctactcggcGATAGATCTAGCTTAtgcctgcggagagttccctggcagtgattgctctcccgaaaccgttgctcgatgttcatcacgccgtttccgctgtaagacggtcatgatctataTCAAAACTATGTTtgctgcgttccacgtcttttGTCATTCTGTAGCCTACATTGTCCGGCTTGATGTCCGGTCCTTccattttaagtagctccctgcatgtcgcatcaaacctcggacattcaaagagcACATCCTCCGGTGTCGACGATCTCCCACTCCGGACACGatggtgacgttgcgtaccagaaccgatgaagatacttcctgaagcaacagttgctcggtaggagctgtttcaggtaatctctccgtgctttctattgatacacgtcgacaggtttgcatgagccggtaggttcactttcctttctccttaTTATCCCATTCCTGTTGCCACGttgccatcgaatcgattctcatcatcttcctcacgtttctgacgtttcatgGATTGTAGCGCTTAGTATCCTCCGCCTaggggtgatgcagatggggatcatcttggCGATAACACATACTGCCTCCgatacgcaatcgcaactcgtacgaccaccaGCCGGAACGACCTGTTCAGCTTTTTGGCGGTTCTGCTTGGCCGCACACCAGGCAGAAGCCCCATCTCGCAGTaacgatgacgaaacactagataatagACCGACATTGCGCAGGTGTAATGAACGTAGTTGTGCTTCAGcgaacgcttcgatgcaatcgcatgcccttcgacggtgatctgtatccgctgaaccgctttacaGTTGTTGACCAACAACACATCCCTAATaccaattgtggttttatgatagctttatagccactcataatacttagattgcacttgtagtatgctataaaacttcaattgttacttgggatccGTCTtatggtgagctatttgcagcttgacccccgTTAattcagctctcgatcgcatctattgtctccgttgccgacacctccatttcttctaGTGTCTCACTCATTagcgttagtgacacgtcgtccacgaaacccacgattttcccgattcccgggcagccgcagtgttaaaaccccatcgtacatcccgttctaAAGAGTTGGACAGATAATGAAGCCCCGGagaacgcccgctgcgacttgCATTGCTTTCTGCCCTTTttctcgtctcgtacagcagtactctactctggaagtagcttttcgGGATCTGGCTCATTAATTTGTGCAGCGCTGCGGCATTGGCCTATACAAGGCTGGACGgctcggtgacttccctgactttggcagcaacaacAGCTTCTATATCTTCAACATTTCGGGAAATCGACatcgtctaaagacttcagcagtaccatcctgaatatgtccgggtatgccaggatcgcagctttaaGCGCCACGgtccgggggttttctttgattttagtcacatcgacacTTCTCTAAGCTCGTCGTTAGTAgcttgccactcggctgtgttaactccttcttcttcgccgtacggtgtcggttaccaggtagttgaatcgtgcttatggagaccctcaacgattatctttagcttacccgggcatatttcagctggtgacGACTCAGTTCGCGTCCTCCAGCGATTAGCGTATACTtttcagcacagctacttattgCAAACTGGCTTGCTATACTTGATTTCCCGTTTTAAAACGTCTTTCCCTTCTCGAAATGTTGCTTGCGCtactctctcactctccgaccTTGCTATCTGAGCCCACCTTCttgctctaagacaagcagcgtgtaacgtattgagttactcatttaaccgGTAAGCTGCAGGCCGTCTACCGCATGGCTTcagttttcgtggcattgtaacgtcacaaccCTTCTTGTTagtcagccgcatcaacgtacttgattccgctgttcgccgaagtgactcaacaaagaggtctttgttgaagactttcgtcttccactttagcttgccggtcgTCTTTCTCCGTgttgcagcagggttccattggccgatgcggtagcgaatcgcctggtggtcgctatgggaATACTTCTCGCACAtattcgccgtcagtcaaggactacagcaTGCGGCGAAATATCTCTCGGTatcgatatccgtttcgtgaaccaataagcgctttcagttttgtcacgataccaggggccatttagctcttcacttcgccgcgatctactcgttgtaGTCCTCGGCGATTgacctagcctccacaacgagccGACAGGTACGTGTCGATGTCTGCCGCCAATTTTCACTATAAGGAAACattctcacaagataacttttgcaaatgaaacttagaGTATTCCATtcaaaatattaggcatatttttggtGAACATATTCACATACATCTTAATACCGTTCTATCAAAAATAAGTGAAACTCATAAATTATTGTATTCAGTCAGTTGACTCATCTTAACGATTTATTTTGACATCGGAAATTTCCTTGTGAAACAAAAACAGGTTTTATGATTATTGAATTTGGTTTACAATGTACGCAGTTACgaagtaaaaagataaaaaaaatatggtgATGAAATTTCCACACGACATCGTTGGTCGAAAAGAAATTAACGTTTTAAACCAAGACTGAGTGGCCTCTTTACACTACACTGATTTATCTCGACCGTGTATTTCTTTTATGTGTGTTTGAAGGCTTGATTTCCTTGCATAGCTTTGCCCGCAAATAGGACATTTGAGTCGCATCACGTCAGTGTGAACTTTCAGATGATCCCGCAAGCTCGACACGGTGCCGCAGGCTTTGTCACAGATCGTACATTTGTGCGGTCGATAGTCGTGAATGGTGATTCTATGCCTTTCCAGCACTCTGAGGGTGCGAAATTGTTGGCCACATATAAAGCATTCATGGGACTGTCCCGGCCGATGAACCACACTGTGAACGGTGAGGTTTCTTTGCAGACTAAATTTTGCTCCGCATATGTCACATTCGAACGGTTTTGCGGCTAGGTTTGAGTGACATTTCATGTGCCCTACCAGGCCATTGGAAGCCTTAAACGAAGCACCGCAAACTTCACATTTGTACGGTCGTTCATCCTTGTGACGGCGCATGTGTGAGTTGAGATGATGAATAATTCTGAACTTTTGGTTGCAAATATTACACGAATGCAGACGTTCTTCATTATGACATTTCAGATGCTGATTGAGCAGTCCAATAAAGGAAAATCCCTTACCGCAAATGTCACATTTGTATGGGCGCTCGGTTGTGCTGTGTGTTTCCTTGTGAAACTCAAGCTTAGCTCTTGTACCATATCTTTTACCACAAACATCACAGCTGAATTCGTAATTTT is part of the Topomyia yanbarensis strain Yona2022 chromosome 1, ASM3024719v1, whole genome shotgun sequence genome and encodes:
- the LOC131687977 gene encoding zinc finger protein 391-like isoform X15; this encodes MDESVEIKKEIEFSEVDPDRAGECGGVALPKADGVPSATPLPAALDCVGTVSKPSIPTELGEIELKFEAELPSVIAGSDAPKETKPEIEGEFSGGIKKEVVPAGPPSKDGDDDDDSSDNSGEQSHSSEEPDGDGTDLERPTKYDICDRQFAKLGNFERHMRTSHRCEICGKTIARKNALETHRRMHTGERPFPCEICGKGFASKTYLNAHMRLHTGNHSYKCDVCGKGYSAKSMFTMHMRSHTGERPYKCNICGKSFASQSYQSRHTAMHEENYEFSCDVCGKRYGTRAKLALHEETHSTTERPYKCNICGKGYSFIGPLNQHLKCHNDERPHRCNVCHKEFRLIHLLISHMRCHTDERPYKCEVCGASFKDSKDLGRHMKVHSNLPSKPFECDICGAKFRLQRTLTLHSVVHRPGHECFICDQQFRTFKVLERHRIALHDYRPHKCTICDKACGTVASLRDHLKVHTDVVRLKCPICEQSYAWKSSLKAHVIKKHGRDKSL